In Saccharothrix syringae, the following are encoded in one genomic region:
- a CDS encoding RNA-binding S4 domain-containing protein has product MRIREVAISDDMIRLGQFLKLAGLADNGAHARELVEDEEVTVNGRVETRRGAQLKHGDVVAVGTEKVRLIAEPTPPAVHM; this is encoded by the coding sequence GTGCGCATCCGCGAGGTGGCGATCTCCGACGACATGATCAGGCTGGGCCAGTTCCTCAAGCTGGCCGGCCTGGCCGACAACGGCGCCCACGCCCGTGAGCTGGTCGAAGACGAAGAGGTGACGGTCAACGGCCGCGTCGAGACCCGCCGGGGCGCCCAGCTCAAGCACGGCGACGTGGTGGCCGTCGGCACCGAGAAGGTCCGGCTGATCGCCGAACCCACCCCTCCCGCCGTTCACATGTGA
- a CDS encoding sugar transferase: MSEQVQHTRHRPVTGGATTRRTTSPTVNGWEPAYRYGVIAADVLCTLLVVVMAGAVLQARHTSVGPLSLLALEAITIGVVLGSLFLNRVWNTTVLGQGAEEFRRLGRGLFASVVALGLGALAAELPGARLWVFLVGPAIALVAFPVRYLLRRPLHRARGEGRCLLPVLAAGNVDTVKDLVSRTRRAPHLGWRVDAVCTVDGRAQIGVELDGIPVVGRFNELAEQVRRGGYRIVAVTPDAYWTPRRLQQLAWDLEGTGTEMVVAPALMDFAGPRLHVTGVLGMPLLRVTEPSFTGFRRVVKATVDKIGSCALLALLSPVLLAVAVAIMVDTRGPVLYKQRRVGKDGVPFTILKFRTMVTNADALRAKLEQLNEGAGVLFKMKRDPRVTAVGRVLRRYSLDELPQLFNVLGGSMSLVGPRPPLPEESAKYGPDVRRRLLVKPGLTGLWQVSGRSDLSWEESVRLDLRYVEDWSLALDALILWKTFRAVFGGQGAY; encoded by the coding sequence ATGAGCGAGCAGGTCCAGCACACGAGGCACAGACCGGTCACCGGTGGCGCCACGACCCGGCGCACCACGAGTCCCACCGTCAACGGCTGGGAACCCGCCTACCGCTACGGCGTGATCGCCGCCGACGTCCTGTGCACCTTGCTGGTCGTCGTCATGGCGGGCGCCGTGCTCCAGGCCCGCCACACCTCCGTCGGACCGCTGTCGCTGCTCGCCCTGGAGGCGATCACGATCGGGGTGGTCCTCGGTTCGCTGTTCCTCAACCGCGTCTGGAACACCACGGTGCTGGGCCAGGGCGCGGAGGAGTTCCGCCGGCTGGGGCGCGGCCTGTTCGCCTCGGTCGTCGCCCTGGGCCTGGGCGCGCTCGCGGCGGAGCTGCCGGGCGCCCGGCTGTGGGTGTTCCTGGTCGGCCCGGCGATCGCGCTGGTCGCCTTCCCGGTCCGCTACCTGCTGCGCCGCCCCCTGCACCGGGCCCGCGGCGAGGGCCGCTGCCTGCTGCCGGTGCTGGCGGCGGGCAACGTCGACACCGTCAAGGACCTGGTCTCCCGCACCCGCCGCGCCCCGCACCTGGGCTGGCGCGTGGACGCGGTCTGCACCGTCGACGGCCGCGCGCAGATCGGCGTCGAGCTGGACGGCATCCCGGTGGTGGGCCGGTTCAACGAGCTGGCCGAGCAGGTGCGCCGCGGCGGCTACCGGATCGTCGCGGTCACCCCCGACGCCTACTGGACGCCCCGCCGCCTCCAGCAGCTGGCCTGGGACCTGGAGGGCACCGGCACCGAGATGGTCGTCGCGCCCGCGCTGATGGACTTCGCGGGTCCGCGCCTGCACGTCACCGGCGTGCTCGGGATGCCGCTGCTGCGGGTGACCGAGCCGTCGTTCACCGGCTTCCGCCGCGTGGTCAAGGCGACCGTGGACAAGATCGGCTCGTGCGCGCTGCTGGCGCTGCTCAGCCCGGTGCTGCTGGCCGTCGCGGTGGCGATCATGGTCGACACCAGGGGTCCGGTGCTCTACAAGCAGCGCCGGGTCGGCAAGGACGGCGTGCCGTTCACCATCCTGAAGTTCCGCACCATGGTCACCAACGCCGACGCGCTGCGCGCCAAGCTGGAGCAGCTCAACGAGGGCGCGGGCGTGCTGTTCAAGATGAAGCGGGACCCGCGGGTCACCGCGGTCGGCCGCGTCCTGCGCCGCTACTCCCTCGACGAGCTGCCGCAGCTGTTCAACGTGCTCGGCGGCTCCATGTCGCTGGTGGGCCCGCGGCCGCCGCTGCCCGAGGAGAGCGCCAAGTACGGCCCGGACGTGCGCCGCCGGCTGCTGGTCAAGCCGGGCCTGACCGGCCTGTGGCAGGTCTCCGGCCGCAGCGACCTGTCGTGGGAGGAGTCCGTGCGGCTCGACCTGCGCTACGTGGAGGACTGGTCGCTGGCCCTCGACGCGTTGATCCTGTGGAAGACCTTCCGCGCCGTGTTCGGCGGCCAGGGGGCCTACTGA